A genomic window from Pecten maximus chromosome 4, xPecMax1.1, whole genome shotgun sequence includes:
- the LOC117325701 gene encoding UV excision repair protein RAD23 homolog B-like produces the protein MLITVKTLQQQSFKVEVDPEELVKVLKEKIEAEKGKEGFPASGQKLIYAGKILEDDKKVADYKIDAEKSFLVVMVTKPKAATPAAKPAETVTAPPPALVVESTPPAPPVEQPKPEQEKMEDKPTSPPAATATTTTASATESTASTTESSTATASVSAESTLVTGQAYENMVAEIVGMGFERERVVQALRTSFNNPDRAVEYLLTGIPEFPAEPPAPVPPAPTQSAPATAPAPATTSSGNVTANPTQGEEDTLAFLRTQPQFNHMRRLIHQNPSLLPQLLQQIGQSNPQLLQLISRNQERFIEMLNEPIGEEEQQAEGGGMPGVGGAPGANPMGQGYVQVTPQEKEAIERLKALGFGEGMCIQAYFACERNEELAANFLLSQNFDDDDQQS, from the exons ATGTTGATTACAGTAAAAACTCTGCAGCAACAGAGCTTCAAAGTTGAAGTGGATCCAGAAGAATTG GTCAAGGTCCTCAAAGAAAAAATAGAGGCAGAAAAAGGCAAAGAAGGATTTCCTGCAAGTGGACAGAAACTGATATATGCAG GAAAAATTTTGGAAGATGACAAGAAAGTTGCAGATTACAAAATTGATGCAGAGAAGAGTTTCTTGGTTGTTATGGTGACAAAG CCAAAAGCAGCAACACCTGCTGCCAAACCTGCTGAGACTGTTACTGCGCCTCCCCCAGCACTGGTTGTAGAATCGACACCCCCAGCACCACCTGTAGAACAACCAAAGCCAGAGCAAGAGAAAATGGAGGATAAACCTACCAG CCCTCCTGCTGCTACCGCTACCACAACAACAGCATCGGCAACAGAAAGTACAGCCAGTACGACAGAGAGCAGCACAGCTACTGCATCTGTGTCGGCAGAAAGCACACTAGTTACAGGCCAGGCTTATGAAAACATGGTTGCAGAGATCGTCGGTATGGGTTTTGAAAGGGAACGGGTCGTGCAAGCGTTAAGAACCAGTTTTAATAATCCTGACAGAGCTGTGGAATACCTGCTTACA GGTATTCCTGAATTCCCAGCGGAACCTCCAGCACCAGTTCCTCCTGCTCCAACGCAGTCGGCCCCAGCCACAGCTCCCGCACCAGCCACAACCTCGTCAGGGAACGTCACTGCAAACCCAACACAAGGAG AGGAAGATACCTTGGCATTCCTTAGAACACAACCTCAGTTTAATCACATGCGAAGGCTTATTCATCAAAACCCTTCTCTTCTTCCTCAACTTTTACAACAAATAGGTCAATCAAATCCCCAATTATTACAG CTTATTAGCAGAAATCAAGAACGATTTATTGAGATGTTAAATGAACCAATTGGTGAAGAAGAACAGCAGGCTGAAGGTGGTGGCATGCCAGGTGTAGGAGGAGCACCAGGAGCTAATCCCATGGGTCAGGGATATGTTCAAGTCACACCACAGGAAAAAGAAGCAATAGAAAGA TTAAAAGCATTGGGTTTCGGAGAAGGAATGTGTATTCAGGCATACTTTGCCTGTGAGAGAAATGAAGAATTAGCTGCCAATTTTCTATTGTCCCAAAATTTTGATGATGACGATCAACAGAGCTGA